In one Deltaproteobacteria bacterium genomic region, the following are encoded:
- a CDS encoding substrate-binding domain-containing protein: protein MKKTFKLISLAALLVAYSAGSAQAARDYISVVGSSTVYPFATVVAEQFGKTTKFKTPKIESTGSGGGFKLFCAGIGASHPDIINSSRAIKKSEIEMCRKKGIKEIIEVKIGYDGIVLANSRAAKTMNISRKDLFLALAKEVPTGKAGELIPNPYKTWKDVNPSLPSSKIKVLGPPPTSGTRDAFVELAMEGGCKSFDWIKGMKKKDKKKYKAICHAIREDGAFVDAGENDVLIIKKLEVDAETFGIFGFSFLDQNSDKIQGSLIDGKEPTFDNIAEGEYPVSRPLYFYAKKAHIGTIPGIEGFLKEFTSDKAWGEDGYLIDKGLIPMPEDEQDEVRKRVTKLIPLAK, encoded by the coding sequence ATGAAAAAAACATTTAAATTAATTTCATTAGCTGCACTGCTTGTTGCTTATAGTGCAGGTTCAGCCCAGGCCGCTCGTGATTACATCAGCGTTGTCGGTTCATCGACGGTTTATCCTTTCGCTACTGTCGTAGCCGAGCAGTTTGGAAAAACGACAAAGTTCAAGACCCCTAAAATTGAGTCAACCGGTTCAGGTGGTGGATTTAAGCTCTTTTGTGCTGGTATAGGTGCATCTCACCCCGACATAATCAATTCTTCCCGTGCTATCAAGAAATCAGAAATAGAAATGTGCCGTAAAAAGGGCATTAAAGAGATTATTGAAGTTAAGATCGGTTATGATGGTATTGTCCTTGCCAATTCAAGGGCAGCCAAAACAATGAATATTAGCCGTAAAGACCTGTTTCTTGCGCTAGCCAAGGAAGTCCCCACAGGAAAAGCCGGTGAGCTTATCCCTAATCCCTACAAAACATGGAAGGACGTTAATCCTTCACTCCCTTCAAGCAAGATCAAGGTTCTCGGTCCACCGCCCACTTCCGGTACCCGTGATGCTTTCGTCGAACTTGCCATGGAAGGTGGATGCAAATCTTTCGATTGGATCAAGGGAATGAAGAAAAAGGATAAGAAGAAATATAAAGCCATTTGTCACGCCATCCGTGAAGACGGCGCTTTTGTCGATGCCGGAGAAAACGACGTTCTCATCATAAAGAAGCTTGAAGTCGATGCCGAAACCTTCGGTATCTTCGGTTTCTCTTTCCTTGACCAGAACAGTGACAAGATCCAGGGGAGCCTCATTGACGGCAAGGAACCGACCTTCGATAACATCGCCGAAGGGGAATATCCCGTATCGAGGCCTCTTTATTTCTACGCAAAAAAGGCCCACATTGGTACTATCCCCGGCATCGAAGGTTTCCTCAAAGAGTTTACCAGTGACAAGGCCTGGGGGGAAGACGGGTATCTTATCGATAAAGGACTTATTCCAATGCCTGAAGATGAGCAGGATGAGGTAAGAAAGAGGGTAACAAAGTTGATT
- a CDS encoding YggT family protein, which yields MFVIGNFLEALAAILNIVLTLYMYIVLARVILSWVNPDPYNPIVQFLHRATDPVLDRVRRLLPLHAGGIDFSPIIVFLAIIFLQTFLVQTLQRIAFSLK from the coding sequence ATGTTTGTTATTGGAAATTTTTTAGAGGCACTCGCAGCGATACTCAATATTGTTCTCACACTATATATGTATATAGTTCTTGCCAGAGTAATATTGTCATGGGTTAATCCCGACCCTTATAATCCTATTGTTCAGTTCTTACATAGGGCGACAGATCCCGTCCTTGATAGAGTAAGAAGACTTCTTCCGCTCCATGCGGGGGGAATAGATTTCTCACCGATTATTGTTTTTCTTGCTATTATCTTTCTGCAAACATTCCTTGTTCAGACGCTTCAGCGGATAGCTTTTTCTTTAAAGTAG
- a CDS encoding M28 family peptidase, whose amino-acid sequence MEIVKTLEGARDGVYDRDALECAAQYIENEFKKLGFHIDYDEFDFQGKVYRNLIATSSGIDAEREWYAVCAHYDTVAGSPGADDNASGVAVMLETARALGPQKGLQFIAFTLEEPQMTGATFLYGSRNFVKVMKGRGHSYKGLYNLESVGYVSSEPGSQQVPPLLNAPHIGDFIALVGNSGSEKLMSLYEDIALNKVPDLKVFTHKVMMNGYLLLPSRFSDHAPFWDAGFPAVMITDTAMMRNPNYHTRYDTSDSISPEFMEQVAKALIFTLEEMLYLKE is encoded by the coding sequence ATGGAAATTGTAAAGACCCTGGAAGGCGCAAGAGATGGTGTTTATGACCGTGATGCACTGGAGTGTGCTGCTCAATATATTGAAAATGAGTTCAAAAAGCTGGGTTTTCATATCGATTATGACGAGTTTGATTTTCAGGGGAAGGTTTATAGAAATCTTATCGCCACCTCTTCCGGGATCGATGCTGAGAGGGAATGGTATGCTGTTTGTGCACATTATGATACTGTGGCAGGCAGTCCGGGAGCCGATGACAATGCATCAGGCGTTGCCGTCATGCTGGAGACAGCAAGAGCACTGGGGCCGCAAAAGGGATTGCAATTCATCGCCTTTACATTGGAAGAACCGCAAATGACGGGTGCTACCTTTCTCTATGGCAGCAGGAACTTTGTAAAAGTCATGAAGGGGAGGGGGCATAGTTACAAAGGACTCTATAACCTTGAATCCGTTGGATATGTAAGCAGTGAACCGGGAAGTCAGCAGGTTCCACCTCTTTTAAATGCTCCACATATTGGTGACTTTATCGCCCTTGTTGGAAACAGCGGATCGGAAAAATTAATGTCTCTTTATGAGGACATTGCCCTTAATAAGGTTCCTGATCTGAAGGTCTTTACTCACAAGGTGATGATGAATGGTTATCTCCTTCTTCCTTCAAGATTCAGTGATCACGCCCCTTTCTGGGATGCCGGTTTTCCAGCAGTCATGATTACTGACACAGCCATGATGCGGAACCCCAATTATCATACAAGGTATGACACGTCAGATAGTATTTCACCTGAATTTATGGAGCAGGTTGCAAAAGCGCTTATTTTTACCCTTGAAGAGATGTTGTATCTAAAAGAATGA